Proteins found in one Candidatus Hinthialibacter antarcticus genomic segment:
- a CDS encoding amino acid adenylation domain-containing protein, producing MTKLPAFLKQLREWGVHLWLEDGQLKFRAAKGVMTPERLDELRAHKEKLIAFVASLEGGPIPQAPEGDDGELSNAQRRLWVLCQIEDGSAAYNIPLHQQIEGDLNPAALRAALERLAARHESLRTYFPLVEGEPRQAVYSDALAPFAVEDLRSCADPAQEAVQRGRLHARQTFDLSAGPLYDVRLLRLAERRHVMLFTVHHIISDGVSIGILARDLSALYNAEANGADDGLLSLPVQYRDYAHWQNACLQCEAMEAHRNYWLETLAGELPTLNLHTDSPRPPHQTFSGRELTYLFDEERSAQIQALAKKENVSLFMLLTAWVAALLHRYTQQDDVILGSPFSGRDHADLTGQIGFYINTAPLRLRPNAAAPFVGLLQQAREMVSQAYDHPYPFDVLVNELKLERDMSRSPLFDVCVILQNQDDSGLQMGGLSCEQFFEHPETSKFDLTFCFKVSGGRLIVAIEYNTDLFSDARIQRMVGHLQTIADGFLRDASQPIGRLGLLDKSERRFLLEECNQTQSELPDDGTFLGWIDQQVKEDSEKIAITFGDERISYGALSCRVNALTQRLVRAGLAPGELAGVYLERSPDMVIALLAVLKAGGAYVPMDPGFPQERLQYMLQDSGAKVLLTQSSLQDELAIEGVSVIVVNEIQHDALAPDAPRVDISQNQLAYIIYTSGSTGRPKGVEISHRTLLNFLLSMAREPGFNANDRLLAVTTISFDIAGLELFLPLMRGGEIVLASHDEGADGIQLLRLMEDAKPSVMQATPATWRMLLEAGWSGSPEMKILCGGEALPWRLAKELLRRGASVWNLYGPTETTIWSCLHRVEENTNTDLDANILIGRPIDNTTIYIVDASGQPTPIGVPGELLIGGDGLARGYHNRDELTREKFIVNPFSKELGQRLYRTGDLAAYREDGTIEFLGRLDHQVKVRGFRIETGEIEAVLSGHPGVRQAVVVLNKSSNGEGSLAAYYTADESISLVDIRAWVRAKLPEYMAPSYFTHLDAMPLTPNGKVDRKALPPIESSIAEAAPIDEEPRTELEVKLLELWRGSLENNAVGVHGNFFEWGGHSILATRLLYRIQRDLSLNATLMDLFQHPTPAGFAAAFAEKDAAPIDEICPVDEEPVDEIEAISSDEADSLSAEELELLND from the coding sequence ATGACGAAATTGCCGGCCTTCCTTAAACAATTGCGCGAGTGGGGCGTTCATCTCTGGCTGGAGGACGGGCAGTTAAAGTTCCGCGCCGCCAAGGGCGTGATGACGCCAGAGCGCTTGGATGAACTTCGCGCTCACAAAGAAAAACTGATCGCTTTTGTTGCTTCGCTTGAAGGCGGGCCGATTCCACAGGCGCCTGAGGGTGATGACGGCGAACTGTCGAACGCCCAGCGCCGTTTGTGGGTGTTATGTCAGATCGAAGACGGCTCGGCGGCGTACAACATTCCATTGCATCAGCAGATTGAAGGCGATCTGAATCCCGCTGCCTTGCGCGCGGCGCTCGAACGATTGGCGGCGCGCCATGAGTCGCTGCGGACGTATTTTCCGTTAGTCGAAGGCGAGCCGAGGCAGGCTGTGTATTCAGACGCGTTGGCGCCGTTCGCGGTTGAAGATTTGCGTTCGTGTGCTGATCCGGCGCAAGAAGCGGTTCAGCGCGGACGGCTTCATGCGCGGCAGACGTTTGATTTGTCGGCGGGGCCGTTGTACGACGTAAGGTTATTACGCTTGGCTGAGCGGCGCCATGTGATGTTGTTTACGGTGCATCACATTATTTCTGACGGCGTCAGCATCGGGATTTTGGCGCGCGACCTATCGGCGCTATACAACGCCGAGGCGAACGGCGCGGATGACGGATTGCTATCGCTGCCGGTTCAATATCGCGATTATGCGCACTGGCAAAACGCCTGCTTGCAGTGCGAGGCGATGGAAGCGCACCGCAACTATTGGCTGGAAACACTTGCGGGCGAATTGCCCACGTTGAATTTACATACCGATTCGCCGCGTCCACCGCATCAGACGTTTTCCGGGCGCGAGTTGACGTACTTGTTTGATGAAGAGCGTTCTGCGCAGATTCAGGCGCTTGCAAAAAAAGAGAACGTCAGTTTGTTTATGTTGTTGACGGCGTGGGTCGCGGCGCTGCTGCATCGGTATACGCAGCAGGATGACGTGATTCTCGGCAGCCCGTTTTCCGGGCGCGACCATGCCGATTTAACGGGCCAGATCGGGTTTTATATCAACACTGCGCCGTTGCGGTTGCGCCCCAATGCGGCGGCGCCGTTTGTTGGACTGCTGCAGCAGGCGCGCGAGATGGTTTCGCAGGCGTATGACCATCCCTATCCATTTGACGTGTTGGTGAATGAACTCAAACTCGAACGCGACATGAGCCGCTCGCCGTTGTTCGACGTCTGTGTGATTTTGCAAAACCAGGATGACTCTGGTTTGCAGATGGGCGGGTTGTCGTGCGAGCAATTTTTTGAGCATCCAGAAACCAGCAAGTTCGATTTGACTTTTTGCTTTAAAGTCAGCGGCGGGCGTTTGATCGTCGCGATTGAATATAACACGGACTTGTTTAGCGATGCCCGCATTCAGCGTATGGTTGGTCATCTGCAAACGATTGCCGATGGTTTCTTACGAGACGCAAGCCAACCCATCGGGCGTCTTGGTTTGTTGGACAAATCGGAACGCCGCTTCTTGCTGGAAGAATGTAACCAGACGCAGAGTGAATTGCCAGACGATGGGACTTTTCTTGGTTGGATTGACCAACAGGTAAAAGAGGATTCGGAAAAAATCGCAATCACTTTTGGCGATGAGCGCATTTCGTACGGAGCGCTCAGCTGCCGTGTGAATGCGTTGACGCAGCGTTTGGTTCGAGCAGGATTGGCTCCCGGCGAATTGGCGGGCGTGTATCTCGAGCGCTCGCCGGATATGGTAATTGCGTTGCTGGCGGTGTTGAAAGCGGGCGGCGCGTATGTGCCAATGGACCCGGGGTTTCCTCAAGAACGCTTGCAATACATGCTGCAGGACTCGGGCGCGAAAGTTCTTTTGACCCAATCCTCATTGCAAGATGAATTGGCGATCGAAGGCGTGAGTGTAATTGTCGTCAATGAAATACAACACGATGCGCTGGCGCCGGATGCGCCGCGCGTTGATATTTCTCAAAATCAATTGGCGTACATTATTTATACCTCCGGCTCGACCGGACGGCCCAAGGGCGTCGAGATTTCTCATCGCACCTTGTTGAACTTTTTATTGTCGATGGCGCGCGAGCCCGGCTTTAACGCCAACGACCGCTTACTCGCGGTGACGACGATTTCGTTTGACATCGCCGGGTTGGAATTGTTTCTGCCGTTGATGCGCGGCGGCGAGATCGTGTTGGCCTCGCATGATGAAGGGGCGGACGGCATCCAACTGTTGCGGTTGATGGAAGACGCTAAGCCGAGCGTGATGCAGGCCACGCCCGCGACCTGGCGGATGCTGTTAGAAGCGGGTTGGAGCGGCAGCCCTGAAATGAAAATTCTCTGCGGCGGCGAGGCCCTGCCCTGGCGGCTGGCAAAGGAACTGTTGCGGCGCGGCGCGTCAGTGTGGAACCTTTACGGCCCGACGGAAACAACGATCTGGTCGTGTCTGCACCGGGTTGAAGAAAATACAAACACCGATCTCGACGCCAATATCTTGATCGGCCGCCCCATCGACAATACGACTATATATATTGTTGATGCGAGTGGACAGCCAACGCCCATCGGCGTCCCGGGTGAGTTGCTGATCGGCGGCGACGGGCTTGCGCGGGGGTATCACAATCGCGATGAATTGACGCGTGAAAAATTTATTGTAAATCCATTTTCAAAAGAACTGGGCCAACGGCTCTATCGTACCGGCGACCTGGCGGCGTATCGCGAAGACGGGACGATTGAGTTTTTAGGGCGGCTTGACCATCAGGTTAAAGTGCGCGGATTTCGCATCGAGACCGGCGAGATCGAAGCGGTGTTGTCCGGCCATCCAGGCGTACGGCAAGCGGTGGTGGTTCTAAACAAGAGTTCGAATGGAGAAGGCAGTCTTGCCGCTTATTACACGGCGGACGAATCGATTTCGTTGGTGGATATACGCGCATGGGTGCGGGCGAAATTGCCTGAGTATATGGCACCGTCGTATTTCACGCATCTCGACGCAATGCCGCTGACGCCCAATGGAAAAGTTGACCGCAAAGCGCTGCCGCCGATTGAGAGCAGCATTGCTGAGGCGGCGCCGATTGATGAAGAACCGCGTACGGAACTCGAAGTTAAATTGTTGGAATTGTGGCGCGGTAGTTTAGAAAACAACGCGGTCGGCGTTCACGGCAATTTTTTTGAATGGGGCGGACACAGCATTCTCGCGACGCGTTTGTTGTATCGCATTCAACGCGATTTGAGTTTGAATGCGACTTTGATGGACTTGTTTCAACATCCAACCCCGGCGGGATTTGCGGCGGCTTTTGCCGAAAAAGACGCGGCGCCGATAGACGAGATTTGTCCGGTTGACGAAGAACCTGTAGATGAAATTGAAGCAATCAGCAGCGATGAAGCGGATTCGCTTTCCGCTGAAGAACTCGAACTGTTAAACGATTAG
- a CDS encoding SDR family NAD(P)-dependent oxidoreductase — MSTTAMQDSSNKIAVIGMAGRFPGARDVYEFWRNLEQGVESVRFFSKEELLAAGEDPTLLDDPNYVAANGYLDGIEEFDAPFFGFTPREAEITDPQHRLFLECVWNALEDAGYDSSRFDGRIGVFGGAGPSSYLIHNLLARPDAIQNVDRFNLLMGNNKDYVPTRASYKLNLTGPSLNVNTACSSSLTAVHLACQSLMDYQCDIAVAGGVGIQVPQRGYLYEENAILSPDGHCRAFDADAQGTVSGNGVALVVLKRLDDALQDRDSVRAVVLGSAINNDGAAKVGFTAPSVEGQTEVIAEALAVAEVEPDSIQYIETHGTGTRLGDPIEIAALRAAFREAEGKGAFCAIGSVKTNVGHLDEAAGGAGLIKTVMALEHGVIPPSLHFQKPNSQIDFDGGPFFVADKRAEWKTDGAPRRASVSSFGIGGTNVHIVLEEPPVVEPTPTNRRWQLLTLSARSQAALEQYSQSLAEHLSQNSSTSLADAAYTLQVGRKPFLQRRVVCAQNAQDAMAALRGDDVRRVVSSEALAGGRRVAFLFTGQGSQYENMGLELYQGEEAFRDAVDQCVALLRPHLKADLRAVMYPALFASENKNIDIHQTAWAQPGLFTVSYALTQLWASWGVEAECALGHSIGEYAAACWAGVFSLEDALAVVALRGRLMQSAAPGAMLAASTPEETLQPILTGSLCIAAVNAPDQCVVSGVEDEIERFKQLLETNNVQCAKLRTSHAFHSNMMEPILDEFRDYLKSVSLHEPQRPFISNLSGDWTTNQQATSPDYWAAHLRNPVRFADGVRLLCQDAKRALVELGPGNTLSALAMQSDDCEDRVCVASMPRAKDAQSDTGVIHKTLGSLWASGVEVDWQGYQCQETRGRIPLPTYPFERQRYWIDAPTKSGAVSPVQKNEEIRKPFSQWFYQPVWKPAPAAAALKTQQRYVLFTNKSPLLIDIEKQLAASGPPPICVVQGEAFEQAGESAYALRHDQPEHFDLLFNALDERGLLPDCIVYAWGMGQAREDNTLYAPIWMTQALGRMRKAKALSIVYLTQDAFRVQSETIAAPEQALMLGPALTAPLEYETLSCRVIDVERGHADANALLDEFRVDETAPVAYRDNQRWKRSVDPTPQAKIEKLSIRPDGAYLISGGLGGVGLAMAERLAQKGAGALALITRSEFPERSAWDELLRDAPHSKNAKTIQTIRAIEQTGARVSLYAVDVSDAMSLKKIVDEFQTQAGAVRGVIHAAGVADGEMIQRRSRDSIHSVVAAKVDGAKALASALDLRSLDFCVFCSALSADIGSVGQVAYIAANSYLNAFAQQQRAQGANVTAIHWDAWREAGMAVEASLKSKIKTHGSDGLFQPIDEANAIVYAARIHPDQDWIVNEHRIEGQSVAPGTAYLEWVREAFQHCTGEAAYAFSDVYFLNPMIMDFEREARVLFDANHSPYEFQVVSRKSGEDDWTVHAQGCVEALRDTASGRLDLSGVQSAEDEVGLRNINDHLKAFGPHWHCVEWVKADGDAALAKLRLPDSYAAELAAQSLHPALLDVATGICVLRDGFLDGLPFSYQQIRVYAPLTQTLYSRARLIKNEESEIAFDVSLYDGDGALLVEIENYTLKRVQQESKTYQQLQSTNEASAYENYQLDITAPGDLETLALRPSKRSAPAPGEIEICVEAAGLNFKEVMYAYGMFAEAEGFKLPLGLECAGTVTAVGDGVASFKTGDRVAAFATACFQRYVTVAAERAARLPDGVSFEEGASIPAAFLTAYYALRKLARLQAGERVLIHAAAGGVGMAAVKIAQQIGAEIFATAGSDDKRAYLKTLSVAHVMNSRTAEFADEIQQITSGEGVDVVLNSLSGELMEKSFETLAPFGRFLEIGVRDIYQNAQLGLAPFQKCLSYFAVGVGPDTPGFAGAFQELMQEFADGRLQPSPHKTYSAQQARDAFAFMAKAKHIGKLVIQFAPLDSVELETVEPKQRSQSWEKLVERFARTDDAGSEDASLALGLSNREGQDVFEYALSLNAAELIVSTTDFHQRMNIDRTVHGASGAGPDVVDSKNDVSLLNAHDAVEAIWKEFLGVRSVSDADNFYELGGDSLLAAQILTRLRKALRVNIPLSAFLEDPTFGGLRSLAQPEHEGAMEDAAEEMEEGVI, encoded by the coding sequence ATGAGTACAACCGCGATGCAAGATTCATCCAACAAGATTGCCGTGATCGGAATGGCGGGGCGCTTTCCCGGCGCGCGCGACGTGTATGAATTTTGGCGCAACCTGGAGCAGGGCGTTGAGTCGGTGCGGTTTTTCTCGAAAGAAGAATTACTGGCGGCGGGCGAAGACCCCACTTTGTTGGATGACCCCAACTATGTGGCGGCGAATGGGTATCTGGATGGAATCGAAGAATTCGACGCGCCGTTCTTTGGCTTTACCCCGCGCGAGGCGGAGATTACCGACCCGCAGCACCGCCTGTTTTTAGAATGCGTTTGGAACGCGCTCGAAGACGCGGGCTATGACTCTAGCCGCTTTGATGGGCGCATCGGCGTGTTTGGCGGCGCAGGGCCGAGTTCCTATTTAATTCACAATTTACTGGCGCGACCCGACGCGATTCAAAACGTCGACCGCTTCAATCTGTTGATGGGCAACAATAAAGATTACGTTCCAACGCGGGCGTCCTACAAACTCAATCTGACCGGGCCGAGTTTGAACGTGAACACCGCGTGTTCGAGTTCGCTTACCGCCGTGCATCTGGCCTGTCAGAGTTTGATGGATTATCAATGCGATATCGCAGTCGCGGGCGGGGTGGGCATTCAGGTTCCACAGCGCGGTTATTTATATGAAGAGAACGCCATTCTCTCGCCCGACGGCCACTGCCGCGCCTTCGACGCTGATGCGCAGGGGACGGTCAGCGGCAACGGCGTCGCCCTGGTTGTGTTGAAGCGGCTAGATGACGCATTGCAAGATCGCGACTCGGTTCGCGCGGTGGTTTTGGGTTCCGCCATCAATAACGACGGCGCCGCCAAGGTGGGTTTTACCGCGCCCAGCGTCGAAGGCCAGACCGAAGTGATCGCCGAAGCGCTGGCGGTGGCGGAGGTGGAGCCGGATTCGATTCAGTACATCGAAACACACGGAACCGGGACCCGTCTCGGCGACCCGATTGAGATTGCAGCGTTGCGTGCGGCGTTTCGCGAGGCCGAGGGCAAGGGCGCGTTTTGCGCGATTGGTTCGGTTAAAACGAATGTCGGCCATTTGGATGAAGCCGCAGGCGGCGCGGGCTTGATTAAAACTGTCATGGCCTTAGAGCATGGCGTGATCCCGCCCAGTTTGCATTTTCAAAAGCCGAATTCCCAAATTGATTTTGACGGCGGGCCGTTCTTTGTCGCCGACAAACGCGCCGAGTGGAAAACCGACGGCGCGCCCCGGCGGGCGAGCGTGAGTTCGTTTGGCATCGGCGGGACCAATGTTCATATCGTGTTGGAAGAACCGCCCGTTGTGGAGCCAACGCCGACGAATCGCCGCTGGCAATTGTTAACGCTTTCCGCCCGCAGCCAGGCGGCGCTGGAGCAATATAGCCAATCGCTCGCCGAACATTTGAGCCAAAATTCTTCGACTTCGCTTGCAGACGCCGCCTATACGCTGCAAGTCGGGCGTAAGCCGTTTTTGCAGCGGCGGGTTGTGTGTGCGCAAAATGCACAAGACGCGATGGCTGCGTTGCGCGGTGATGATGTGCGCCGGGTGGTTTCATCGGAGGCGCTCGCGGGCGGACGGCGAGTTGCGTTTTTGTTTACGGGCCAGGGTTCCCAATATGAGAATATGGGGCTGGAACTGTATCAAGGCGAAGAGGCGTTTCGGGATGCGGTCGACCAATGCGTTGCGTTGTTGCGGCCTCATCTCAAAGCGGACCTTCGCGCTGTGATGTATCCCGCGTTGTTTGCGTCAGAAAATAAAAACATTGATATTCATCAGACTGCCTGGGCGCAGCCTGGGCTGTTTACGGTTTCGTATGCGCTGACGCAGTTGTGGGCGTCGTGGGGCGTTGAGGCTGAATGCGCCTTGGGGCATAGCATCGGCGAATATGCGGCGGCCTGTTGGGCGGGCGTGTTTTCTCTTGAAGATGCGCTGGCGGTGGTCGCGCTGCGCGGGCGTTTGATGCAGAGCGCGGCGCCGGGGGCGATGTTGGCGGCGTCTACGCCGGAAGAAACGCTTCAGCCGATACTGACGGGTTCGTTGTGCATCGCCGCCGTCAATGCGCCGGATCAATGCGTGGTCTCAGGCGTTGAAGATGAGATTGAGCGCTTCAAACAATTGCTGGAAACGAACAATGTGCAATGCGCCAAACTGCGAACATCTCATGCGTTTCATTCCAACATGATGGAACCAATTTTGGATGAGTTTCGCGATTATTTAAAAAGCGTGTCGCTGCATGAACCGCAGCGGCCGTTTATTTCAAACCTCAGCGGCGATTGGACCACGAACCAACAAGCGACCAGCCCTGACTACTGGGCGGCGCATTTGCGTAACCCGGTGCGTTTCGCGGATGGTGTGCGGCTGTTATGCCAGGATGCCAAGCGGGCGTTGGTGGAACTCGGCCCGGGTAATACTTTGAGCGCGTTGGCGATGCAATCGGATGATTGCGAAGATCGGGTTTGCGTTGCGTCTATGCCGCGCGCGAAGGATGCGCAGTCGGATACGGGGGTGATTCACAAAACGCTTGGCAGCCTGTGGGCGTCGGGCGTGGAAGTTGATTGGCAAGGCTATCAGTGCCAGGAAACGCGCGGGCGCATCCCCCTGCCGACCTATCCATTTGAACGCCAACGCTATTGGATCGATGCGCCAACGAAAAGCGGCGCGGTTTCGCCTGTTCAGAAAAATGAAGAGATTCGCAAGCCGTTTTCGCAATGGTTCTATCAACCGGTTTGGAAACCGGCTCCAGCGGCAGCGGCGTTAAAAACACAACAACGATACGTATTGTTCACCAATAAAAGCCCGTTGCTAATTGATATTGAAAAGCAGTTGGCGGCAAGCGGCCCGCCGCCGATATGCGTGGTGCAAGGCGAAGCATTTGAACAAGCGGGTGAGTCTGCTTACGCGCTGCGCCACGATCAGCCTGAACACTTTGATCTGTTGTTCAACGCGCTGGATGAGCGCGGCCTGCTACCGGATTGCATCGTTTACGCCTGGGGCATGGGGCAAGCGCGTGAAGACAATACTTTGTACGCGCCCATTTGGATGACGCAGGCGCTGGGGCGGATGCGTAAGGCAAAAGCGCTATCAATTGTGTATCTAACCCAGGACGCATTTCGCGTTCAAAGCGAAACCATCGCCGCGCCCGAACAGGCGTTGATGCTCGGCCCGGCGCTGACGGCGCCGCTGGAATATGAAACCCTGTCGTGCCGGGTGATCGACGTTGAGCGCGGGCATGCGGATGCGAACGCATTGCTTGATGAATTTCGCGTTGATGAAACCGCGCCTGTGGCCTATCGCGATAACCAGCGCTGGAAACGCAGCGTTGATCCCACGCCGCAAGCGAAAATAGAAAAACTTTCGATACGCCCGGATGGAGCCTATCTCATCAGCGGCGGTTTGGGCGGCGTTGGTTTGGCGATGGCGGAACGGTTGGCGCAAAAGGGCGCCGGTGCACTGGCGCTGATTACACGATCAGAGTTTCCCGAACGCAGCGCATGGGACGAATTGTTGCGTGATGCGCCCCATTCAAAAAATGCAAAAACCATTCAAACCATTCGCGCCATTGAACAAACCGGGGCGCGGGTGTCGCTCTACGCTGTTGACGTGAGCGATGCGATGTCGTTGAAGAAAATCGTTGATGAATTTCAAACGCAAGCGGGCGCGGTGCGCGGCGTGATTCACGCAGCGGGCGTGGCTGACGGCGAGATGATTCAGCGTCGAAGCCGCGATTCGATTCATTCGGTCGTGGCGGCGAAAGTAGACGGCGCCAAAGCGCTGGCGTCTGCGCTTGATCTAAGGTCGCTTGATTTTTGCGTGTTTTGTTCTGCGCTTAGCGCCGACATCGGTTCGGTCGGGCAAGTCGCTTACATCGCGGCGAATTCGTATCTGAACGCCTTCGCGCAACAACAACGCGCCCAAGGCGCAAATGTGACCGCCATCCATTGGGACGCCTGGCGTGAAGCGGGCATGGCGGTCGAGGCTTCTTTAAAAAGTAAAATTAAAACTCATGGAAGCGATGGGTTGTTTCAGCCGATTGATGAGGCGAACGCGATTGTCTATGCGGCGCGTATTCACCCAGACCAGGATTGGATCGTTAACGAACACCGCATCGAAGGCCAATCGGTCGCGCCGGGCACTGCGTATCTGGAATGGGTGCGCGAGGCGTTTCAACATTGCACCGGAGAAGCGGCGTATGCGTTTTCGGACGTGTACTTTTTGAATCCAATGATCATGGATTTCGAGCGCGAAGCCCGGGTTTTGTTTGACGCCAATCATTCGCCCTACGAATTTCAAGTTGTTAGTCGAAAGTCCGGCGAGGACGACTGGACGGTCCATGCGCAGGGTTGCGTTGAAGCGTTGCGCGATACTGCAAGCGGGAGGCTAGATCTAAGCGGCGTTCAATCGGCTGAAGACGAAGTCGGTTTGAGAAATATCAATGACCATCTAAAAGCGTTTGGCCCGCATTGGCATTGCGTTGAATGGGTGAAGGCTGACGGCGACGCAGCGCTGGCGAAATTGCGCCTGCCGGATTCATACGCGGCGGAACTCGCGGCGCAATCGTTGCATCCCGCCTTGTTGGATGTCGCGACCGGCATCTGCGTTTTGCGCGACGGCTTTCTCGACGGCCTGCCGTTTTCATACCAGCAAATTCGCGTCTATGCGCCGTTGACGCAGACGTTGTATAGCCGGGCGCGGCTCATCAAAAACGAAGAGAGCGAAATCGCGTTTGACGTTTCACTTTATGACGGCGACGGCGCTCTCTTGGTTGAGATCGAAAATTATACGCTCAAGCGGGTGCAACAAGAAAGCAAAACCTATCAGCAATTACAATCGACGAATGAAGCGTCGGCGTATGAAAACTATCAGTTGGATATTACCGCGCCGGGCGATCTCGAGACGCTGGCGCTGAGGCCGTCGAAACGCTCTGCGCCCGCGCCGGGCGAAATCGAAATCTGCGTCGAAGCGGCGGGGCTGAATTTCAAAGAAGTCATGTACGCCTATGGCATGTTCGCCGAGGCGGAGGGCTTTAAACTGCCGCTTGGCTTAGAATGCGCCGGGACGGTGACGGCTGTCGGCGACGGCGTTGCATCGTTTAAAACCGGCGACCGGGTGGCGGCGTTTGCGACCGCTTGTTTTCAACGCTATGTGACCGTGGCGGCGGAGCGGGCCGCGCGGCTACCGGACGGCGTCAGTTTTGAAGAGGGCGCCAGTATCCCGGCGGCGTTTTTAACAGCGTATTACGCACTACGGAAACTCGCGCGCTTGCAGGCGGGCGAGCGGGTGTTGATTCATGCGGCGGCGGGCGGCGTCGGTATGGCGGCGGTGAAAATCGCCCAGCAAATCGGCGCGGAAATTTTCGCGACGGCGGGCAGCGACGATAAGCGGGCCTATCTCAAAACGCTGAGTGTTGCGCATGTGATGAATTCGCGTACAGCGGAGTTTGCCGACGAGATTCAACAGATCACCAGCGGAGAAGGCGTCGACGTTGTGTTGAATTCACTCAGCGGCGAGCTGATGGAAAAAAGTTTTGAAACGCTGGCCCCGTTCGGGCGCTTTCTTGAGATCGGCGTGCGCGACATTTATCAAAACGCGCAGTTGGGCTTGGCGCCGTTTCAGAAATGCCTGTCGTATTTCGCCGTCGGCGTGGGGCCGGATACGCCCGGGTTCGCCGGGGCCTTTCAAGAGTTGATGCAGGAATTCGCCGATGGGCGCTTGCAGCCGAGTCCACATAAAACCTATTCTGCCCAACAAGCGCGCGACGCCTTTGCATTTATGGCGAAGGCCAAACACATCGGAAAACTTGTCATTCAATTTGCGCCGCTGGATTCGGTTGAGTTAGAAACGGTTGAGCCGAAACAACGCTCGCAGAGTTGGGAGAAACTGGTCGAGCGTTTTGCGCGTACGGATGACGCTGGAAGCGAGGATGCGTCGCTGGCGCTCGGTTTGTCGAACCGCGAAGGGCAGGATGTGTTTGAATACGCCCTTTCATTGAACGCCGCCGAGTTGATCGTTTCAACTACAGACTTTCATCAGCGGATGAATATTGACCGTACGGTTCACGGCGCATCGGGTGCAGGTCCTGATGTGGTTGATTCTAAAAATGATGTTTCACTCCTCAACGCGCATGACGCGGTTGAAGCAATTTGGAAAGAATTTCTCGGCGTTCGTTCTGTTTCTGATGCAGATAATTTTTATGAACTGGGCGGCGACTCGCTGCTGGCTGCGCAAATATTGACGCGGCTGCGTAAGGCGTTGCGGGTGAATATACCGCTCAGCGCGTTTTTAGAAGACCCGACCTTCGGTGGATTGCGTTCGCTGGCGCAGCCGGAGCATGAAGGCGCGATGGAAGACGCCGCTGAAGAAATGGAGGAAGGCGTGATATGA